The region GTTATTGAGAGTAGGTACGTTTGTGGATGAAGGTGCATGTATTTTAGATGCCAGTAATCTGTTGAACTTGTAAATAGTGGTGTTTATTTAACAAACCTTTTAAACAGTGAGTATATTCATACTGTTGCTCTGACACTGCTTTTATTCAATGTACAGAAAACATCAATAATTGCAATATTTTGCAGTTGTGCCTCATAGATACAAATAGTATGGAAATGTGGCAATTAGGTAGTCAGTGAGAATGAGTATGTCTGTAGACAAAGTGAGTAGGTGCTGTTATGTTTTGTTGGtatcatttcttttcatttttacttggTGAATGTTCTGAAATGTGATAACCACAGACTTGATGTAActaatattttcagtaagtATTCACCTTATTACTTAACATGCATTAAAACTCCTGAGTTTGCTCAAAGAAAACTAATGAAAGGGATAAGTAAATTagataatgtttttaaaaaaaatttttttttttttacgctgagaaaaatctctgctaGGTAACACGGTggcagctttaaaaattttttcattaaCCTGTATCAAAATCTTATAGGTTTCAAATACAGGCTTCTAAATAAATTGAGCAATTGGCTAAtagtagtttgttttgtttttcaggcttTAGAAAGGATGCGTCCTTACCTGTGTGATAAAATCATAGCTGAGAGACACTTTGATTACCTACGTTCAAAGAAAATACTCACTAGAGAGGacacagaagaaatttcttctcGATCTTCCAGTAGGAAAAAAACTGGGAAGTTATTGGACTACTTAGCAGAAAACCCAAAGGGACTAGACGCTTTGATTGAATCTATCAGACgagaaagaacacaaaatttCCTGTTACAAAAGATAACTGACGTAGTgttgaaagtgaaaaatgaaaaaattgaaGCTCTCAAAGGTGAGAagtttataataatattttgtaagccataagttttcttttgaggatAGGCAAAATTAAACTCCAACAATTCTTTAAATCGTGTTTCTTAGTagtttcttagatttttttttttttttttttttttttgcgtcCTCTAGTGTTGGGGACAACATTCTTGGAAATATCACCAGTTTGGGTCTAAGATCCTAGTGCATGTATCCTGGCTTTGCCTTTTTACTATTTGAACACGTCATAAATAACAAATTGCAAAAAATCCTATCATGTGTTGTTATGATGGATAAGTCTGTcttcacatttcagttttgctttctatGAGGTTCTAATTTAGAACTTAAAATACGTGGTTATCTTCCATCTTGCATTTGTCTTGAAGTTATTTACTGCAGTGGCAGGATGCTCTTGTTTTGTTCAACTTTGCACCTCTGCAGAAGATAAGCCAGCAAATGCAACCTGAGGGGAATTCTCCCGCATGCCTTCAATGCCAAAACTTAAAATTAGACATTGTAAATGTATGCATGTGTTGCATCATACAGGTAGAGAGGTTTTGTTCACACACAAAGCTTGAAGTGACTGTATGTACTCATATTTTAAggcagataaagaaaatataagccTTCTAAACCAAAAACCTTACTTCCCCTTCCACACCcatcaaaagagaaataaagaaggaaCAAACTACATTTTTAACCCTAGAGAGGAAAGGCCTGAAGTTTTCTCTGGCTTCGGGTAAAACAGCCTTCAAATGCAGTCCACTTCGGAGTAGACCCATGTagctgaagcttttaaaaagtttgaagAACACAGCgagaaaaatctgtcaaaagATGGGTCAAAGGGCTAAAATGACTTCCTAAAATGGAGCTTAAATTATGATGCATCTTTGTCAAATAGTAGCTGATACAGAGATATAGAGAAGTCATTCACATCAGCCTAGATAACCTGcatgtgtgttttaatttgtcatgAATATTGGGATATCACAGGTGAGATGAAGAGATTAGtctgttaaaaatacagacagttGATCTTCGATGATCTTACTGATACTAAATCAGAGTACAGTTTTAAGAGTGCACCATATTGTAATTAAATCCAGTCTCTGTTTTTTGTCTTAGGTCTAAGCTGCAGCACCTGTATGACCTCACTGTATGGAGGAACAAATAATCTTTCTAGATCATATTCTGATGAATCTAATTTTTTTgataaaacaaaagacaaagaatCTACCCAGATACATCATCCAGAAGAAGATTATAGCACCGCCGCATTTGTGTCTGCTGTCTCTCTTCACTCAATGAATTTGCCAATTGCAGAGATGGGAAATGCAGAGTGTGCTGTTTTCTCAGCCACCCTTCCAGGGCCTGGAGACCCTGGTGCACCTCCGCTCCCCCCAGAGCTCCAGTCAGAGCAGCAAGAACCGTGTACTAGTTCAAGTGACAATTGCTTTTTGCCTTTAAGATCACGTTCTCTTCAACTACAGTGAACGTAGCGACTTTTGTCTGTTCATCCAAATGGTATTGAAACTTTGTGTGATGTCTTAcaagggttaaaaaaaagttttcaaactGTTAACTAGCAAAATCAGAGGAAACGATCTATgctatttactgttttttaaggagtcttttttttttttttgtaattggGTGACTCTGGAGCTGcttaattttatgttctttagGGAGCTTTTTTCAAAAGATCATGGTATTACACCAGcaaaggtttgttttttaaaccaatatgtttaaaatttcacatttagTTGCAGATATTGAAGCTGCTGTTATAGAACAaatgggttttttcttcctacgGAAACtaacaaatctgtttttcttaatgtttgtGTGACGGGTCAGTTGGGAAAGATGGTTAGGAAAAGTATTGAGtattgaaaaataactttctgaacTAAAAGCGTAAGCTCACTTACAAAAAGCTTAAACTCATTTACCAAATTAAATGTTTCCCTGTAGGATAAATTCTGCCCcctatgtatgtgtgtgcagctccatttgcaaaaaaaaaaaaaaaaccaaaccaaaaaacccaacccaaatcTGTAGCTATGCTTATTTGCAAGAAGTCTCTTAATTATATGAACTTTGTTCTCTGTCCTACCAGTAAATCAAAAGGCACTCTGTATTGCAGTGATTTGAGTTAGCAAATATACTTCCACAAGTCTTAGCATATTATTATTGTGTATTAGTTAGAGATTTCTGATTTGAGATGcactttaaatataatttctcatTAATACTGGAAAAGGAATGTAAACTGCTGTAACAGCATCATGTGGGCTGTAAGAAAATGTTGTTGTATAATGCTATTAAGGAGCAAAGCTTGTATGTTTTGTCCCAGTAGGTAAGTAGAGGAGGCGTCCTGTGGCAAGAAAGTATCCATACCTGAAGGACTCTTGGAAATGTTGCACTCCAGATACCTACTCTTCAAAGCAGATAGGTTTACATTTCAAATTGTTTAGAgccaaatgcattttaaactaTTTCGACATGGGAAGGTTCTCATTTCTTGACACAATGTAACATGCTGTATTCCTCTCCTACTCTACTCGAGTTGTAATCTACTTTTTATGAAGTTGGCCTATAATCACTTTAAAATTACTAGCCAAAGACAAACTCTTACTTGGAAATGTGTACAGTTGTGTTCTGCAGTACTACACTTTAAAGTGATGGGGTGTTTTCAGTATATCAAAGAGTAGGTTTGTATTTAAggctttaaattattttggctCTCATACAGTGCTATAGCCATGTAATTCCATTCAAATGCAAACCCAGGTAATATTCCTAAACTGTGTTCTCCTTTTGTGGAGACAGGCCATCTGCAGGACCTCAGTAAagtctctaatttttttttcgtGTTTACTCTGGTTTTGGAAGTAGGTTAAAAGAAGCTGCAATGTTCAACTACACTCCATACTTAGTATACGAATAGCTTACATTCGATAAAGATGGGGGCTTCTGTTTAGTGTTTATAAAaatccttgtttttcttgtatacATCTAAGGTTGTAGACTGTCAGGACTGTGAAAATGCTTTTCGACAAAACTGCTTGATTCAGAAGGCGCTCTGGAAGTTAAGTGCCTAAATATGCAAGCAAAATTTTGCTCTCTAACATGAAATTAAGGGTAGACTGGTGAAGACTGCCTGGCAGATCGAAATCCGAACACACGAGGTCTGCTGCCTGCCACGGTGTGCCGCACAGTCTGCAGGAAGCCTGCCTGTGCAGGGATCACTCCTGCAGTGGAGCCTATGAACCTGAGACTTTAAATGAATGTATTATCTTACCAGACGTTTataacagacattttttttagatttgaaatatttttatcacaaCTTTTGGAATAAATTCTTTTGTATAATTGCCGGTTTTcctgtctgtctctgtctttATTAACATGCGTAGGTTGTAAGAGGAGTTCATGCCAGTATCTGcatgtgtggttttggttttgtgtgtgcgGGAGGCTTTTGTTCTCGTTGTCTTGTTAGAGAAGTTTGTCTTTGGTGGAAAGACTGACTTAATGTGAAACACCTGTGCCTGTAGGACTGCATTCAAGAGCAGTGTATAGGGAAAACATGCATGTGAAATTAAGACCTCGGCTGCTTACCTACACTTTCTGGGGTTCATGACTAGTATTGCTAACCtgattcttgcttttttttcaaatggctCAATTGCTCAACTTCTTAAAGATGTGAGAAGTGTTGCTTCCAGCCATGCATATATTGACTTCAttcttaaattaataaaactaaaaatcttAATAGTGGGGGAGAAACAAAACCTTTGAGTGCTGAGGAGCATGACTCAAAAAAGGATTTGCAAATGTTGCAGGGACCGTGGAGGCTCACTTCAGTGGTTGTTTTCATCATACTTTGTGCGTAGggtttctttcaaaataatgacTATAGTATTGATTATGAGAGATCAGCCGGACAGGTTTAGTATCTTTACAGTACAGGAATTGATCATAGTATAACCAAAGCCCCTTCCTTAGACCTTATCCTGCTTCTGTGGTGTAGTATAAGTAACCTGAACAGTGCTAGTAAGTATTTTAGCTGATGCAATAACAGATCTATGGGCCTTGTTGACAACTGAAGTCCGGTACAAACTTTTTCCAACAgatctgaaaaatctgttttggtaAAGATAGCCTCTGTGACTGCTTAAGCACTGGATAGGTGATGTTCACAGCTTTATCTGCCCTGGGTTAGCTAACGCTCAAACACTAAGGAAAACGTGTTTTCTCTCTACTTAAGCCTGCAGGtgtaaaaaaggagaaatggaggTCGTCTCAGTTTCGtgtctgatttttctgtatctgtctATGGTCacttagaggggaaaaaatccccgAGTTACTGGGGGTGAACCCTGCGTACCCCAGGGTGGACGCAGAAAGGTCAGctttttccacctcctccttctgctgGATCCCGTTCGCCATGTACAAACTGGGACCCCACCCACACGAAAACAACAGTGGGTTTCGCCTTCCGAGGGCCAGCGCGGAGCCCGGCCCGGGGCAGGCGGCAGCAggggccgccgcggcggggctcCGGGGGCTCTGGCTCCCGTCGGTGCGGCGGCAGGCCGGAACCCTCGGCGCGGGCCCGGTTTCCGTGCGGGCGGTGTCGCGCCGGCAGGCCCCGCCATGGCGGCGGAGGGAGAGGACCCTCTGGGCTATTTCGCGGCCTACGGCAGCTCCAGCTCCGACTCGGAGGCTGACGAGCCCCAGCCCGACGAGCGCCaggcggggggcggcgcggcggcggggggcagcccggggcggcggccgcggctGCCGCCGCCCGACGAGCTCTTCCGTAGGGTGTCGCAGCCGCCCGCCTTCCTCTACAACCCGCTCAACAAGCAGATCGACTGGGAGAGCCGCGTCCTGCGGGCGCCCGAGGAGGTGCGGGGGCCGTGGGGCCGGTGGGGCGCGGGGGGCAGCCCGAggcggccgccggggccgcgtggggccgggccgcgccgcctccCGGCCGCCGAGGCCCGGTGTGACGGGtgccctgctctctcctgcagccccccaagGAGTTCAAGGTGTGGAAGAGCAACGCCGTGCCCCCGCCGGAGACCTACAGCCCGCCCGAGAAGaagcccccgccgccccctgcCCTCGACATGGCCATAAAGTGGTCCAACATCTACGAGGACAACGGCGACGACGCGCCCCGGCAGGCCAGCAAAGCCAGGTTTCTGCCGGATGAGGAGCAGGAACCCCTAGAATCGGGTGAGGTCCTGGCGTAAGGCAGCTGTGCTTTGCACAGGCGTGTGTGTTCCAGCTCCGTGTGCGTAGGGATGGGTGCGAATTGGGTGGGTGGCTGGGCTCT is a window of Gymnogyps californianus isolate 813 chromosome 8, ASM1813914v2, whole genome shotgun sequence DNA encoding:
- the BCL10 gene encoding B-cell lymphoma/leukemia 10 isoform X1, whose protein sequence is MEGPGPSSSSGSGAAGRLLTEDEMAEVKKDALERMRPYLCDKIIAERHFDYLRSKKILTREDTEEISSRSSSRKKTGKLLDYLAENPKGLDALIESIRRERTQNFLLQKITDVVLKVKNEKIEALKGLSCSTCMTSLYGGTNNLSRSYSDESNFFDKTKDKESTQIHHPEEDYSTAAFVSAVSLHSMNLPIAEMGNAECAVFSATLPGPGDPGAPPLPPELQSEQQEPCTSSSDNCFLPLRSRSLQLQ
- the C8H1orf52 gene encoding UPF0690 protein C1orf52 homolog, translating into MAAEGEDPLGYFAAYGSSSSDSEADEPQPDERQAGGGAAAGGSPGRRPRLPPPDELFRRVSQPPAFLYNPLNKQIDWESRVLRAPEEPPKEFKVWKSNAVPPPETYSPPEKKPPPPPALDMAIKWSNIYEDNGDDAPRQASKARFLPDEEQEPLESDGEKDDEPASAKKRKLDSGERTKKKKL
- the BCL10 gene encoding B-cell lymphoma/leukemia 10 isoform X2, encoding MRPYLCDKIIAERHFDYLRSKKILTREDTEEISSRSSSRKKTGKLLDYLAENPKGLDALIESIRRERTQNFLLQKITDVVLKVKNEKIEALKGLSCSTCMTSLYGGTNNLSRSYSDESNFFDKTKDKESTQIHHPEEDYSTAAFVSAVSLHSMNLPIAEMGNAECAVFSATLPGPGDPGAPPLPPELQSEQQEPCTSSSDNCFLPLRSRSLQLQ